A genomic window from Terrisporobacter glycolicus ATCC 14880 = DSM 1288 includes:
- a CDS encoding NAD(P)/FAD-dependent oxidoreductase has translation MRYDIAIVGSGPAGLAASINAKIRNKNIILFGNDNASVKITKAPSIENYLGFEEITGVQLKDKFISHVKSMGVKITEKRINNIYSMGDYFTLVSGEDMYEATTVVLATGVEYGKMIRGEEKYLGKGVGYCATCDAALYRNKKVAIIGSNHEGEEDANFLSEIASEVYYIPTYKMTNNLNESIKIIEDRPVEIKGDKLANKLVLRNQELDIDGIFVIKDSVSPKYMVPGVEVDGPHIKCDKDMKTNIAGLYAAGDCAGKPYQYLKSAGQGQTAVLSAISYLDKKRIEERNKE, from the coding sequence ATGAGATACGATATAGCAATAGTAGGAAGTGGACCAGCTGGATTAGCAGCATCAATAAATGCAAAAATTAGAAATAAAAATATAATATTATTTGGGAATGATAATGCGAGTGTAAAAATAACAAAAGCACCCTCAATAGAAAATTATTTAGGATTTGAAGAAATAACGGGTGTTCAGCTAAAGGATAAATTTATTTCGCATGTGAAAAGTATGGGTGTAAAAATAACAGAAAAAAGAATAAATAATATTTACAGCATGGGGGATTATTTTACTTTAGTTAGTGGAGAGGATATGTATGAAGCAACGACTGTTGTACTAGCTACTGGTGTGGAATATGGAAAAATGATTAGAGGTGAAGAAAAGTACTTAGGTAAAGGTGTAGGATACTGTGCTACTTGTGATGCAGCGCTTTATAGAAATAAAAAGGTTGCAATTATAGGTAGCAATCATGAAGGAGAAGAAGATGCTAATTTTTTAAGCGAAATAGCAAGTGAAGTGTATTATATACCAACATACAAAATGACAAATAATCTTAATGAAAGTATAAAAATAATAGAAGATAGACCTGTTGAAATAAAAGGTGACAAACTAGCAAATAAATTAGTACTTAGAAATCAAGAATTAGACATAGATGGTATTTTTGTAATAAAAGATAGCGTATCGCCTAAATATATGGTTCCAGGAGTGGAAGTAGATGGACCACACATAAAATGTGATAAGGATATGAAAACAAATATTGCCGGTTTGTATGCTGCAGGAGATTGTGCGGGTAAGCCATATCAATATTTAAAATCAGCAGGACAAGGACAAACAGCTGTATTAAGTGCAATTTCATATTTAGACAAGAAAAGGATAGAAGAAAGAAACAAAGAATAG
- a CDS encoding cytochrome c biogenesis protein/redoxin produces the protein MEKLNLVVVFIEGLLSFLSPCILPILPIYLSMLSNSSIENMKKGSFVTSSLFRNTLFFTLGISTTFFILGSSVNVLSSFFSANKNLITMIGGAIIVFMGLFYMNIIKVNFLNKEKRFQMKAKKMNPISSFLLGFTFSFGWTPCIGPILASVLIMSSSSNSSSFSYLLIGIYTIGFISPFILMSLFYNKLINKIDKVKNHMDTIKKFGGLILIISGLVMFSGGFTNNLNTSKMENQNKSESSQSTTAQEDAKKVEALDFTLYDQYGKEHKLSDYKGKTVFLNFWATWCPPCRGEMPYIEELYKEYNKNKDDVVILGVASPNVGSEGSQEEIEKFLDEEGHTFPTLFDEGGSQIYQYGISSFPSTFIIDKNGYIIQYVPGAMNKETMKALIESGK, from the coding sequence ATGGAGAAGTTAAATTTAGTAGTGGTGTTTATAGAAGGATTATTATCCTTCTTATCACCGTGTATATTACCAATATTACCAATATATTTAAGTATGCTATCAAATAGCAGCATTGAAAATATGAAAAAAGGAAGTTTTGTTACAAGTTCCTTATTTAGAAATACCCTGTTCTTTACACTCGGAATTTCAACAACATTTTTTATATTAGGATCATCAGTAAATGTGCTTAGTTCATTCTTTAGTGCAAATAAAAATTTAATTACAATGATAGGTGGAGCTATTATAGTTTTTATGGGTCTATTCTACATGAATATAATAAAAGTGAACTTTTTAAATAAAGAAAAAAGATTCCAAATGAAAGCTAAAAAAATGAATCCAATATCATCATTTTTACTAGGCTTTACTTTTAGTTTTGGATGGACTCCATGTATAGGACCGATACTTGCCTCTGTGCTGATTATGTCTTCTAGTTCAAATAGCAGTTCATTCTCTTACTTATTAATAGGAATATATACTATAGGATTTATTTCACCGTTTATCTTAATGTCTTTATTCTACAATAAACTTATAAATAAAATAGATAAAGTAAAAAATCATATGGACACGATAAAAAAATTTGGTGGGTTAATACTTATTATATCAGGATTAGTAATGTTTTCAGGTGGATTTACTAATAACTTAAATACTTCTAAAATGGAAAATCAAAATAAATCAGAAAGTAGTCAAAGTACAACTGCGCAAGAAGATGCTAAAAAGGTAGAAGCTTTAGATTTTACTTTATATGATCAATATGGAAAAGAGCATAAACTTAGTGATTATAAAGGTAAGACTGTATTCTTAAACTTTTGGGCAACATGGTGTCCTCCGTGTAGAGGAGAGATGCCATATATAGAAGAATTATACAAAGAATACAATAAAAATAAGGATGATGTAGTAATACTTGGTGTAGCATCACCGAATGTTGGTAGTGAAGGTAGCCAAGAGGAAATAGAAAAGTTTTTAGATGAAGAAGGCCATACTTTCCCTACGTTATTTGATGAAGGTGGAAGTCAAATATATCAATATGGAATAAGTTCATTTCCATCTACGTTTATAATAGATAAAAATGGTTATATAATTCAATATGTTCCAGGGGCAATGAATAAAGAGACTATGAAAGCTCTCATTGAGTCTGGAAAGTAA
- a CDS encoding cation:dicarboxylate symporter family transporter translates to MSSTFFSQFLMITNVLTLISIVALIIIFSVLKKLSKKLDFTKLMISSTIIGVFLGVAIQYMAKFPSDPSKVIWLTEVGKWYGLFGYGFMDLLKMLVVPIVFLSIVRVIMNLKSSENIGKLTFRSVGMLLGTTAIAATVGIIVGNLFKLGVSDTVISSSVNQMKEITPVVDTLRNLLPSNPVQAMAEANIVAIVVFATFIGLAIKRLNNKHAQAIKPFVDFVEAFYKIIISVSITVIKFMPYAVVAMMANAIVGRGVSAIFDVIDFIIALYVSILIMFIIHLMIITLSGVNPITYLKGVSKALVLALTSRSSVGTLPVTVESLTENLKIDEGIASFVTSLGSNMGMNGCAGIYPALMAVTIAHMSGTQMDFSFYVMLIIVITISSLGIAGIPGTAAMAVSVVISGVGMGAFFPYAGGILAIDPILDMGRTMLNVNGSMTSTVVVAKSLNKINKKE, encoded by the coding sequence ATGAGTTCTACATTTTTTTCACAATTTTTGATGATAACTAATGTACTAACTTTAATTTCAATAGTAGCATTAATAATAATATTTTCTGTGCTTAAAAAATTAAGTAAAAAATTAGATTTTACTAAGTTAATGATATCATCAACAATAATAGGGGTATTCTTAGGTGTAGCAATACAATATATGGCTAAATTCCCTAGTGATCCTAGTAAAGTAATTTGGTTAACCGAGGTAGGCAAGTGGTATGGTCTATTTGGATATGGATTTATGGACTTGTTAAAAATGTTAGTAGTACCTATAGTGTTTTTATCCATAGTAAGAGTAATTATGAATTTAAAAAGTAGTGAAAATATAGGAAAGTTAACGTTTAGATCTGTTGGAATGTTACTTGGAACTACTGCCATAGCAGCAACAGTTGGAATAATAGTTGGTAATTTATTTAAACTAGGGGTATCAGATACAGTAATATCATCATCTGTAAATCAAATGAAAGAAATAACACCTGTTGTAGATACTTTAAGAAATTTACTACCATCAAATCCAGTACAAGCAATGGCAGAAGCTAATATAGTAGCTATAGTAGTGTTTGCGACTTTTATAGGTTTAGCAATAAAAAGATTAAACAACAAGCATGCTCAAGCTATTAAACCTTTTGTAGATTTTGTAGAAGCTTTTTATAAAATAATTATAAGTGTATCAATAACTGTAATTAAATTTATGCCATATGCAGTTGTAGCGATGATGGCTAATGCAATAGTAGGACGTGGTGTTTCTGCCATATTTGATGTAATAGACTTTATTATTGCTTTATATGTAAGTATATTAATAATGTTTATAATACACTTAATGATAATTACCTTAAGTGGAGTTAATCCTATTACTTACTTAAAAGGTGTATCTAAAGCTTTGGTGTTAGCACTTACATCCAGATCAAGTGTAGGTACATTACCTGTAACAGTTGAATCTTTAACAGAAAACTTAAAAATTGATGAAGGAATAGCAAGCTTTGTTACGAGTTTAGGTTCGAATATGGGTATGAATGGATGTGCAGGTATTTACCCAGCTTTAATGGCTGTAACTATTGCACATATGTCGGGTACACAGATGGATTTTAGCTTCTATGTAATGCTAATAATAGTAATTACCATAAGTTCTTTGGGAATAGCTGGAATACCAGGAACGGCAGCTATGGCTGTCTCTGTAGTAATTTCAGGTGTTGGTATGGGAGCTTTTTTCCCATATGCAGGCGGAATATTAGCAATAGATCCAATATTAGATATGGGACGTACAATGCTTAATGTAAATGGAAGTATGACATCTACAGTAGTAGTTGCAAAATCATTGAATAAAATTAATAAAAAAGAATAA
- a CDS encoding homoserine dehydrogenase, with amino-acid sequence MKIAILGYGTVGKGLVQMIEGNKNKRNIEITSILVRDKNKYKSSKYANIITENIEDVFKADIDILVELMGGLHPSYEYIKRALESKINVVTANKDMLAEYGDKLVKLAKENNVSLKFEASVGGGIPVLKPLTESLEGNSIDSMYAILNGTTNFILSKMYNEGLSYDEVLKEAQELGFAEANPEADVEGYDAARKLSILSTLAYNRRVYWKDFYLEGISKIDMKDINYAKKMGCKIKLVGQSKKKNEKVSGFVRPVLVDNDNLLSQIDNEYNIVVFNGDSVGELSFVGKGAGKEPTGSAVYADVIDIFDNRIANIDQFTKDKIEVEKTINNKCQVLLRFKSPRKEEIISLINACIDEYDIIDDNDELAVMVYAESEYEINNILCLIKDKGYCKESRKLLKIR; translated from the coding sequence ATGAAGATAGCTATACTTGGATATGGAACAGTGGGAAAAGGTCTTGTACAAATGATTGAGGGAAATAAGAATAAAAGGAATATAGAAATAACAAGCATATTAGTAAGAGATAAAAATAAATATAAATCCTCTAAATATGCAAATATAATAACTGAAAATATTGAGGATGTATTTAAAGCAGATATTGATATTTTAGTTGAATTAATGGGAGGTTTACATCCTTCATATGAATATATAAAAAGAGCATTGGAAAGCAAAATTAATGTAGTTACAGCTAATAAGGATATGCTAGCAGAGTATGGGGATAAACTTGTTAAGCTAGCAAAAGAAAATAATGTAAGCCTTAAATTTGAAGCATCTGTCGGAGGTGGAATACCAGTTCTTAAACCTTTAACAGAGTCTTTAGAAGGTAATTCTATTGATAGTATGTATGCCATATTAAATGGAACAACAAACTTTATTTTAAGCAAAATGTACAATGAAGGTTTGTCTTATGATGAAGTATTAAAAGAAGCTCAAGAATTAGGTTTTGCAGAAGCTAATCCAGAAGCGGATGTGGAAGGATATGATGCAGCAAGAAAATTATCTATCTTATCAACTTTGGCTTACAATCGTAGAGTGTATTGGAAAGACTTTTATTTAGAAGGAATATCAAAAATTGATATGAAGGATATTAATTATGCGAAAAAAATGGGGTGCAAAATTAAGCTAGTTGGCCAAAGTAAGAAGAAGAATGAAAAGGTTAGTGGTTTTGTAAGACCTGTTCTTGTTGACAATGATAACTTATTATCTCAAATAGATAACGAATATAATATAGTTGTATTTAATGGAGATTCTGTTGGAGAATTATCTTTTGTGGGCAAAGGAGCAGGAAAAGAACCTACAGGTAGTGCCGTTTATGCAGATGTTATAGATATTTTTGACAATAGAATTGCTAATATAGATCAATTTACAAAAGATAAAATTGAAGTGGAAAAAACAATTAACAATAAGTGTCAAGTTTTATTAAGATTTAAATCTCCTAGAAAAGAAGAAATAATATCTCTAATTAATGCTTGTATAGATGAATATGACATAATTGACGATAATGATGAATTGGCAGTTATGGTTTATGCAGAATCTGAATATGAAATTAATAATATCTTATGTTTAATAAAAGACAAAGGATACTGTAAAGAAAGCAGAAAATTATTGAAAATTAGATAA
- a CDS encoding C40 family peptidase, with the protein MIRGTKVMTGLTIMGTVISISSVYADNQEGIVNTSVLNIRNGPSTSYTIITQVKLGNKLQILGKKDGWYKVKLSNGTTGYGSSQYININENNASSDNSINMEGKKGQIKVNGSLNVRKGPSTDYAVVAKLRNNEIVNLLEKSNGWYKVKLSNGIIGWTSGDYISIYTGSTSNPESSTNVQKVQSIVKMAHEQLGKPYVWGAEGPNSFDCSGLVHYIFGKHKIQTPRVSRDQYKIGKTVSKSNLQPGDLIFSSTASDGQVTHVGIYVGNGQMIHAPNSKSVVKKVDINNSYWKSVYVGAKRIL; encoded by the coding sequence ATGATAAGAGGCACAAAAGTAATGACAGGATTAACAATAATGGGGACGGTAATATCCATATCAAGCGTATATGCTGATAATCAAGAAGGAATAGTAAATACTAGTGTTTTAAATATAAGAAATGGACCAAGCACTAGTTATACTATAATTACTCAAGTTAAATTAGGTAACAAGTTACAAATATTAGGCAAAAAAGATGGGTGGTATAAGGTAAAGTTATCTAATGGAACAACTGGTTATGGTAGTTCACAATATATAAATATAAATGAGAATAATGCAAGTTCAGACAATAGCATAAATATGGAAGGAAAAAAAGGACAAATAAAAGTAAATGGCAGTCTTAATGTAAGAAAAGGTCCTTCTACCGATTATGCAGTAGTTGCAAAATTAAGAAATAACGAGATAGTAAATTTATTAGAAAAAAGTAATGGATGGTACAAAGTAAAACTATCGAATGGAATTATTGGATGGACAAGTGGAGATTATATATCTATTTATACAGGATCTACTTCAAACCCTGAATCAAGTACTAATGTTCAAAAAGTACAGTCCATAGTAAAAATGGCTCATGAACAGTTAGGTAAGCCTTATGTATGGGGAGCAGAAGGTCCAAATAGTTTTGACTGTTCAGGTTTAGTACATTATATATTTGGAAAACATAAAATACAAACTCCAAGAGTATCTAGGGATCAGTACAAAATAGGTAAGACAGTAAGTAAATCCAATTTACAGCCAGGAGATTTGATATTTTCAAGTACAGCTTCAGATGGACAAGTAACACATGTAGGAATTTATGTAGGAAATGGTCAAATGATACATGCCCCAAATTCTAAGAGTGTTGTAAAAAAAGTTGATATAAACAATAGCTACTGGAAGAGCGTTTATGTTGGAGCTAAAAGGATATTATAA